In a single window of the Agrobacterium fabrum str. C58 genome:
- a CDS encoding flagellin, translating to MTSILTNTAAMSALQTLRAISGQLEDTQSRVSSGLRVKSASDNAAYWSIATTMRSDNMALSAVQDALGLGAAKVDVAYSAMESTVEVVKEIKSKIVAATEEGVDKTKIQEEIDQLKKQLESIAQGASFSGENWLLGTGAKTVVSGFVRDGGGTVSVTKTDYTLIDTTAGTTTANVLFGLTGSPATLDTTKGIIGQPGTASGISVWDIDLKLFNSATPPTYTIGNLLTDVETAFQSISSASAALGSIKMRIGLQEDFVSKLTDSIDKGIGRLVDADMNEESTKLKALQTQQQLGIQSLSIANTSSENILSLFRQ from the coding sequence ATGACAAGTATTCTGACGAACACCGCCGCCATGTCGGCGCTCCAGACCTTGCGCGCAATCAGCGGCCAGCTCGAAGACACACAATCCAGAGTTTCTTCTGGATTACGCGTAAAATCGGCCTCCGATAACGCCGCCTATTGGTCGATCGCGACGACCATGCGTTCCGACAACATGGCTCTCTCCGCCGTTCAGGATGCATTGGGTCTCGGCGCGGCCAAGGTCGACGTCGCTTATTCCGCGATGGAAAGTACCGTCGAAGTCGTCAAGGAAATCAAGTCGAAAATCGTCGCGGCAACCGAAGAGGGTGTCGACAAGACCAAAATCCAGGAAGAAATCGACCAGCTGAAAAAACAGCTTGAATCGATTGCACAAGGTGCATCTTTCAGTGGCGAGAACTGGCTGCTGGGCACGGGCGCCAAGACCGTCGTTTCCGGTTTTGTGCGCGATGGCGGCGGCACCGTCAGCGTTACGAAAACGGACTATACGCTTATCGACACCACCGCCGGCACAACAACCGCCAACGTGCTTTTCGGCCTGACCGGCTCGCCCGCAACGCTTGACACAACAAAGGGTATCATCGGCCAGCCCGGCACGGCTTCCGGCATTTCCGTATGGGATATCGATCTCAAGCTGTTCAATTCTGCAACGCCGCCGACCTACACCATCGGGAACCTTCTCACCGATGTCGAAACGGCATTTCAGTCGATCAGCAGTGCATCCGCCGCTCTCGGTTCGATCAAGATGCGCATTGGCCTGCAGGAAGACTTCGTCTCGAAACTCACCGACTCCATCGACAAGGGCATCGGCCGTCTCGTCGATGCGGACATGAACGAAGAATCCACCAAGCTCAAGGCTCTTCAGACACAGCAGCAGCTGGGTATCCAGTCGCTCTCCATCGCCAATACCAGTTCCGAAAATATCCTGTCGCTATTCCGCCAGTAA